The window ttacacaaagctcgaactttactcagctctttcgtggaaaattgtagttcttaaaacaaaacttcatactaattcatgctttgcttaaaatattgtggtttaaatactttccaaacatttaatatctacgtgctagcataaatttctttaagaaatctagtctccaaatgtatacttgaaaatagtcatgaaattcaaatacctttcatggcttcgtaaataaacatttatcgcattcaatcataataacagttatggaaaatatttcaaagttggttttgtcactcacagtcttgggctagatccttggtctataagctcggtttaattcttctcggcctgccaacaacccaaccgagtattaaaaccttaaatattctggtttcctaaagatatacataacatgtcgcaccaaagatgacgctcacgaaaacaaagcttaagaaatagaatcctatttcaacaattctctaaaatttccagatttctaacataaacttcaaagaactataactttctcaatacttaaccaaaatgagtgttctttatatcaaactcttcattttgagatcctctaaaacttacctgaagacatataaatctgatttcccgtgcataaacacatataaccctcaaaacagaaccacttccagaatcgcgcgcacacgacctctttaacttgttcctacaatttaaccaatttttagtcgtttttggtttacaatttcttcatgaaagttgtagtaaattgaataagctttccaaccataccaaatagaaattctaactccacagatacactctgaaatacaagaaaaaccagagacctcctgatttcgagtgaaaaccaactgccctgttttcttcatcaaaaagcaccaaatgaaaatccgaatttgctccaacgttcttcataaagtttgtctaaaaatgagttaactttcagtaaatgtaaatctcacctcttaattccttttgaagagttcaaaccaaattaaaaaccagtgatgtgcagaatgaactaaaattcagccattgatacactttgcttgagttctcctcctcttcttcaacctaaaaattctaataaaatttctcttcttcttccaaactctctcttagaagttctctgcaaattgaagaaggaaaaagaaaaaaaaaataaaggaaacttggatgtcttcaaacttggcggtgaagggaagagaagaagaagaagaaaagagaaaatgaaattttcttctccttttcttctttttgtcctttcttttctttcttttctttaattaatttaataaaactatttaatatataaatatatatatttatatttacacttaatttccattttttttcttttttttttccacatttaaagaaattaaaccaagaaaatatcgggtttacataaCTTACAAAAGATAAGTTAGAACCACAGAGAGGATACAAAGAGAGACAAGAATGCAGTGAATCAAAAGAGGAAACGTGGTtatatataggggaaagatggggcaagttgaGGGACTTTAATGGAgctaaaccaaaaaataaagacaaAAGTATAAGACTGTAACCTATCTATCAATAAAAGACAGGGAATCTCTCTGCTACAACTGACATAAAAAGAGTCAAAGCCTATATACTGAAAGCTATACCAAAACCATACACTAAaaacagatggaagagacaacactggacagaaaggaagaccaatacaatatgaaaataaatgaagaatgtaacaatacagagagataagaatataagaattgtaacaaaatttgtaagaaaatatgaagtcaaaaccatacaataaaaacagatggaagagacaatACTGGAAGGTTAAAGCAATAACAGAGAAGACATGGCAACAATACAGAGAGATAAGAATACACTATGAAAATAATAGAAGAATCTAACAATACAGAGagataagaatagaagaaatgtaacaaaatttgtaagaaaataatatgtaagataagaatacaagaatagaagaattctaaaaaaatagaagaattgtAAGACATGGCCGGAAAAGCTAAAGCAATAACAGAGAAGACATGGCAACAATACAGAAGACATGGTCGGAAAAGGTAAAACAATAATAGAGAGAAGACATCACAAGAATACATAACACATGGCCGGAGAAGGTAAAGAAATAACACAGAAGACATAGCCGCAATaatacagaacacatggccGGAGAAGGTAAAGCAATAACACAGAAGACATGAGCGCAATaatacagaacacatggccGGAGAAATTTAAGCAATAACACATAAGACATGGGCGCAATAATACAGAAGACATGGCCGCCAAAGGTAAAGCAATAACACAAACGACATGACCGTAATAATACAGAACAATGGCcgaaaaatgtaaacaaataagACAGAAGACACAACAGAATGCAAAGAAATACATACATTACAAAAGAAATCAGTTTTACACAAAATTggaactcatcatcggctttaaaaaaagtggattcaaaactccaatacctccctaccaagctccatTGGCATCCAATGGCAGAGTGAAGTTTCTGTCTTATCAGTGAAGGAATCACCAAATGCCAAGTGAAACACCCAGCCGCATAATGGAACCGGGAGCGGCAAGGAGTAAAGAAGGAGCCAAAACCCACGATTCCaaaaggaaatcgtgttcggAGCCAACGAAATTGTCGGCTTCAACAAACACAGAAGTCCTTTtgggagtgagagagacggatgagagagatgcAGAGAGAGATTCGGCGTAACGAAATCGGATTTCATCGCAAAAACGCAACGGcggaatggattaaaggatgaagacgaaacAGAAAGTGCGGGTTAGGATGGTTGAGGGAGAAGAAGACATAACGAACgaaatggattaaaggatgaagacgaaacAAAACGAAATCGAGCGGAGAACACAGAACGAACAGAAACCCtagattcgttgagggagaagacgaaagaaAACAACATACAGTCGATTACTTGAGGGAGATGAAACAAATGGAGAAGACGATACAAAAGGaaggaatggattaaaggatgaagacgaaacAAAATGATATGGAGTGGACAACAAACAACGAACAAAAACCctcgattcgttgagggagaagacgaaacgaaacaACACGAAGTCGATTTGCTTGAGGGAGATcacagaaagaagagaaaaacgaaAATATTTTCGATGAAAAAGGGTTGAGGAGAAGATTGAACACGGTTTGAACGCGAAAATGGAACACAGATTGAGGGGAACGACGAAACCGGATTAACGAAAATGAGGGAAGACGCGAATCGGCGTTGGAAGCGGCAGACGAAAACGGGTtaagaaaaccctaaaactagggtttccttaacctTCGGCCAaatgggggttagggttgggctaacctaagcccacagtcccaaccctaaccccaaacggGCCCTTAGAATTTGTATGGAGAGTTTGAATGTGATCAAAATTAATGGAAAATTAGAGGAGTGTTGAAATGTGTGTGGTGTCGAATTGAGAGtggaacaaaaaataaaatcgtaaaaaattaaaattatggaaaatataatttaattgaaaACTACTAAATACAAGACGAGTTTAATATTATAATTCAGACTCAAAATATTTTATCCAAACACAATTTCTTGATTACATTACAATGCATTCCAATCTCATTCTTGGTATCAGAACACACTCTtagttttttttcaaatttatttttttcttttaacaatcAACTAATTGCAGATAATGTTACCATCGCTAACGAATCTAGAAATCCATGTTAGGGGACACAATTGTATATAAGGTTAAAAAATTGGCATATAATGTTACACTTTTATCCGCATTTATTTCCATTCGATCTTTaagcttcaatttttttttactatgcATACACTTTTAGTTCTTAGACATATCAAtcaattaatttgaaaattttacatattataattaatttttagtaatttttcaTTAGTATTAAAATTACATTATTGTCGATGATATGGAAATTATGTTAAACAAATTTacctatttaataaaatatttttgagAAGCAAGTTTGAAAacttttaaagagaaaaaatctCTAGAAAAGACGGAGAAATTGCACTCTCTTAATTTACAATTATAACATAAGGTAAGACTTCGCATCCGTCCAAACTCACGTTTAGACTAAACCTATAATTAAAataaggcaaaaaaaaaaaaatcataaattacTACTAAATGGATTTTGAACATAAAAATACCTTAACAATGAACCACACAAGCATTTAAAGCCACAACATGACAGTCACAACCATTACGCTACTACTTAACTCGATTTCAATGATACATATATaacatatattataaaataatacttgaaaactaatattaaaatacaaaaccTAATAATTTGTGGGAGGTATGTGTACTAGCTAGTCCCAATATTGATTTGGTGGTTAACTCTACGTGATAAATAATCTATCTCACCTCATTTGTCCCCCTCATTTtcacatatatatttttcaaaattgactttttatttcttttctaaaaagtCCTActggttttttttccttttccaagTTGAAATCAACGTATAAAccgaataaaaaaaaataattacactccaaatagaaaataaattctaaaatcaagaaaaaatgtgaacctAATCGATTCATAAAGAAAAGAATCGAAAGAAGATATAAGTCGACCTAACATATTTGAAATTTAGTCATCTAAAATTACAATCTaacatattaaaaaattaatccGATATCAAAGgagataattttttaaatgtccagagattaaaataaatatatttaaaagttgaaatgctaaaatataaccaaatccaaaaatttggatttaaaccttaaaaaaaatCCTCAAACTAAGAGACATAATTGAAATCACGTGACTGAGTTTTTTTATTAGGATAATGTAACCAAAGAATgggaaaaaggaataaaaaacaaaaaggaagaCGTTAAACAAAAAGTGGAATATTTCTAAGAGATTGTTTAACCAAATTCAAAACAAGCTGCGGAGTGTGCAGGCACAGCCAGCCACTGATGACCAATTTTAAAatgtagaattttttttttccgatTTAAGAACGTGACACATGTTCAACGTTCAAGATGAGTATCGATCGTTTTTTTAATAGACCGAGGATGAGTCGTTAATTTGATTTCTATATTGCTTCACCCATTTTTTAATTCCAAATAGCAAGAATCATCATCAGAGATCGACAATGATCATGACGGTCACTGCTAGAGTAATCGCAGCAGCTCGATCATTGGTTCCATCGAGCCAGTTCCCTCTTCTACGTCCATCTTCTTATGTGTTCGCTGCCCAGAAATCTCACTCCCACACCCTTCTCATTCGTCAGGTAATCAATCATAGTTCCTTATTTAGTTATTTGGATTAAGAAATCGAATTTATGGATGTGGGATTTATGCCATTATGCTTGGATTTTAGAGGGTTTTTAGTAGTTTGGCTTCTTACCTGTTCATCAGATAGTTGTTAGTGTTTTGATCCGGGAGAAggatcgtttttttttttttttgtttgttatgGAATCTTTTCGGGCTAGTGAAATTAGAGCGTTTCAGTGGTGCCGAGGGGGACCCAAATTATTTTTGGTTCTTTTGTCGAGGTTCCATGTTTGGCTCTCTATATGCAACGTTTCAGGATTACTTTCTTTTTTGGGGACTTTGTGCGGTTGTTTTTTTCTGTTCTCTTtagatttttccttttttcctctCAAAGCTGTTGTTTCTATCCaagaaaaaaatatcaaaaagaaaatttgctTGGATGTCAGATGAGCTCGGAGGCGCAGAGCATCACTACTCGTCTTCACAGTTCTGGATTATTAAGAAGCCAAGGTCTCATTGGAGGGAAGTGGATTGATGCTTATGATGGGAAGACCATTGAGGTATGGCTGAAAGGATTTTGCGTTTTCTGATGCTTTCAACAACAGATATTGGGTTTGTTAAATTCAGTTTTCAATAAGTTGAGTGATGACTTCTTTTGCTCTTTCCTATAAAATTTATCCTGGATTCCTTGAACCTTTGTCTTTTCTTGGTTTGAGAGAGCAATTGTATATTTTCACCATATGTTAGAAATGGGCTGATTAGTTTTCTTTATACAGAGGTGTGGGTAACCGTTACTTTCGACAATTGTTAAATTTTATTCCCTTATATTTGCTCACAATTTTGCTTGCGGAATATTGAGAAAATTCATCTTTGTGTTGCAGGTTCAAAATCCAGCTAATGGTGAAGTTATAACCAATGTTCCGCTCATGGGCAAAAGGGAGACCGATGATGCTATTTCTTCAGCTTATGACGCTTTTAAGTGTAAGTTTCAAAGATTAGTGCTAACTAAAGCTTACATGTGTCAGGAGATTAGTTACAACGTCAGGTTGAAGTGCTGAACTAGCATGTCGATTCTGCGTTATATTGTTGATGCTGCATTCCGCTTCCTTTTTTTGTGGTGCAAACACTACATTTTTCTGTGACTTTTATTGCTTCGGTTGTGGCTCACCTTCCCCGTTTTTTGTCATTTAATTTGTTTATGGGCAGCTGTTTCTtgtaaaaagatttacttgctAACTTCAGCTATCTGCCATATTTTGCCTTGAAGCTTGGAGCAAACTCACTGCAGCTGACCGGAGTAATCGCTTACGCAAATGGTAttaacttatttatttttattattttctaaatttgtttacttattatcattattatactttttttattatctcCACTCCAGTGGATGGTAAGAGAACTTGAATTATTTTTCGTTCATTATTTGGATTTATTTTTACAATATTCTTTGAAGATATCAATAGGAGAATAACAAGTCTTTTTATGCAAAGATAAATTTATGGAAAGTTAAGTAAGAAGAGGGCATACAAAATAGCTGAAGCATTGAGCACTTCTGATACTGAACCATTTCGACGTTCAGTGTTGCCTAGTTCATTCGAATAGTACTGCATTGGTTTACCTGCCATACTTAGGatgtttcttctttcttcagtGTTGCCTAGTTCATTGGAATAGTATTGCATTGGTTTAACTGCCATACTTAAgatgtttcttcttcttcggtaTTTTGAAGGTATGAGCTCCTAATGGCCCACAAAGAAGAGATTGGACAACTGATAACCTTAGAGCAAGGAAAACCCTTAAAGGAAGCTTTGGGTGAGGTACCATATGATTCGCTTTAGCAATCATCAGATTTTGATATGCTATCACTTTGTTCTTTTAACATACACTTTCCAACTCATTATACAGACTAACTATGGAGCCAGCTTTATTGAGTTCTTTTCTGAAGAAGCAAAGCGAGTATATGGTGACATAATCTCACCAACTATAGCCGATCGTCGACTTTTGGTCTTGAAGCAGGTCAATTGACAGTCttattctgttttttttttcctttattttttttgaagaaTTACCTGAATGCCGTATGCAGCAGTATGTGTGCACTTGGGGAAACTACTCAAACTTAATCATCCAACTTttatccaaaaaaataaaaaaaaatccaacctACACAATTTAATTGCCATTTTAACATGGAGATATTTGGAATATTTATATATTGTACACGAGCATTAGTATGCAGGTGTGTTATGAGCTATGTTCACAAGATGCTAAGCGACCAGTCAAtaaatttatgttattttatctGGTGGTTCCTTATAATGTTGCTGTGTTATTGTTAAAATTGAACTGACCATGTAAAATAACACTTAGGTCTGGGAACTGGCTCTGAGGAGAGTCCCTCTTTCATCTCCCTAGTCTTTTTTTCTTACTCTTGTAATGTTGTacatattacattttgtttGCTGGATAGCGTATGGTGTAATTGTAAGTTTAGATTCTGGGAATTTGGAAAGTTTTAAGTTATTGGGAATCCTACCTAGAAATTTCTGCATATGTTAATGATATACATGTTTACTCTCAAACAAAATATTGATGATTTTGACAATACTCTGTACCATGGTGTTTCATAAACATTTTCTTCTGCAGCCAGTTGGAGTTGTTGGCGTCATTACCCCTTGGAACTTTCCGCTGGCTATGATTACACGGAAGGTTGGTCCCCTTCATGAgcaattgtattcaattgttaACAGTGTTGTCATTTACTTTTATGAGAACATAGCCTTTCCAATTAATATATGCTACCGAGAAAACCTTATTTTCTATTACCCTTGCGTTTCAGGTTGGACCTGCTCTTGCAAGTGGTTGTACGGTGGTCATAAAACCCTCTGAGCTTACCCCCTTGACAGCTTTGGCAGCAGCTGAGCTCTCACTTCAAGCTGGAATTCCTCCAGTAATTACCAATGAGAATCCCTGCTATTatctaattttgaaattttttgtttCCAAAGATTATTTTCTTCTGAAAGTTATCTTTTTACATATATACTTCTGACAGTGGTAGTTCTTGTTTATCTGATAGTCTAGGTATTCGCTTGATTTTTTCATGAGTTGCTTTTAGTAGGCTGTGTGTTGTCATTAACTGCTAATAGGAAGCTAGAAGATTTGTAGAATAGTAGTTGGGCATGAACGACTTTACCTAGTTCTCTTTGTTTCACATATTTTTTAATCTATCAGATAGCATCCTTGTTAATCTGCATTGTGTTATCCGGACATTGCATTTGCATTGGTCTCTATAAAGTATAAATCTCAGTTTCCAGCTCAGTGTTGGGTGCACTTCTCAGTTCCTTGTATATGTGTAATGGTTGATTTTTCTTAATGTGTAGGGTGTCGTGAATGTGGTTATGGGAGATGCTCCTGCTATTGGGGATGCTATACTTGCAAGTTCTCAGGttacttttatttattaacaAGAATTATTATTTTTGCATTTTGGTGCAGCTGCTTTAATCTTACTGGTTT is drawn from Cucumis melo cultivar AY chromosome 11, USDA_Cmelo_AY_1.0, whole genome shotgun sequence and contains these coding sequences:
- the LOC103496279 gene encoding succinate-semialdehyde dehydrogenase, mitochondrial; this translates as MIMTVTARVIAAARSLVPSSQFPLLRPSSYVFAAQKSHSHTLLIRQMSSEAQSITTRLHSSGLLRSQGLIGGKWIDAYDGKTIEVQNPANGEVITNVPLMGKRETDDAISSAYDAFKSWSKLTAADRSNRLRKWYELLMAHKEEIGQLITLEQGKPLKEALGETNYGASFIEFFSEEAKRVYGDIISPTIADRRLLVLKQPVGVVGVITPWNFPLAMITRKVGPALASGCTVVIKPSELTPLTALAAAELSLQAGIPPGVVNVVMGDAPAIGDAILASSQVRKITFTGSTAVGKKLMAGAAGTVKRVSLELGGNAPCIIFDDADVDVAVKGSIAAKFRNSGQTCVCANRILVQEGIYEKFTNAFSKAVQNLQVGDGFGEGVAQGPLINEAAVQKVEKFLQDATTKGAEVLLGGKRHSLGMTFFEPTVVAGVKSDMLLSREEVFGPVAPLLPFRTEEEAIALANDTNAGLAAYIFTNNIQRSWRVTEALEYGMVGVNEGLISTEVAPFGGVKQSGLGREGSKYGMDEYLELKYVCLGNMDRQ